One Scophthalmus maximus strain ysfricsl-2021 chromosome 1, ASM2237912v1, whole genome shotgun sequence genomic region harbors:
- the utp11 gene encoding probable U3 small nucleolar RNA-associated protein 11, protein MSSFRKALKSRQRNHHERSQPGVRKHLGLLEKKKDYKLRANDYHKKQNTLAALRKKALDKNPDEFYFNMISSTLQDGVHVSKKADGEVEVTEEQKKVMRTQDIKYVEMKRVAEARKIERMKGELHLLDADSKQKNKHTFFVDSKKDVESFDLANHLNTVPELVDRVYNRPTLETLETKSIQGAVEPRSVRKFARMRKHQYKILSQRIDREKKMFVISQKIQTRKDLQDKTKKVKVKKETPSAAAIYKFETKRKR, encoded by the exons ATGTCTTCGTTCAGGAAAGCGCTGAAATCGCGACAGCGGAACCACCACGAGAGATCTCAG CCTGGTGTCAGGAAACACTTGGGTTTgctggaaaagaagaaggactACAAACTACGTGCAAA TGACTaccacaagaaacaaaacacgCTCGCTGCTCTGCGAAAGAAAGCCCTGGACAAGAACCCAGATGAGTTCTACTTCAACATGATCAGCTCCACGCTGCAG GATGGAGTTCATGTGTCGAAGAAAGCCgacggggaggtggaggtgacggaggagcagaagaaagtGATGAGGACACAGGACATCAAGTATGTGGAGATGAAAAGGGTTGCAGAGGCCAGG AAAATCGAGAGGATGAAGGGAGAGCTCCATCTTCTGGATGCAGAtagcaaacagaaaaacaagcacacatTCTTTGTGGATTCCAAGAAGGATG TGGAGTCGTTTGACCTGGCAAATCACCTCAACACAGTCCCTGAGCTGGTGGACAGAGTGTACAACAGGCCAACTCTGGAAACCCTGGAGACCAAGAGCATCCAGGGAGCCGTGGAGCCTCGCAGTGTGCGG AAGTTTGCCAGGATGAGGAAGCACCAGTACAAGATTCTTTCCCAGAGGattgacagagaaaagaaaatgtttgtcatcAGCCAGAAGATCCAGACGCGCAAGGATCTGcag GATAAGACTAAGAAAGTGAAGGTAAAAAAGGAGACACCCAGTGCGGCCGCTATTTACAAGTTTGAGACCAAGAGGAAACGCTGA